A stretch of DNA from Hydrogenophaga sp. SL48:
AACATCTTCCTGCTGGTGTTCGGCCTCACCGGCATCAAGATCTTTGCCAAGATCGTCGAAACACCCAAGCCGGTGCTGCTGCCGCTGATCCTGGTGTTGTCTGCGGTGGGCGCCTACGCCATCAACAACAACCCGGTGGACGTGTACTGGATGCTGGGCTTCGGTGTGCTGGGCTACTTCCTCAAGATGTACGGATTTCAGGTCGGACCGGTCATCCTGGGCATGATTCTGGGCCCCATCATGGACCGCAGCTACCGTCAGGCCATGATCTCCAGTGGCGAGGACCTGGGTGTGTTCGTCACCGAGTTCTTCACCACCCCGCTGTCGGCGATCCTGCTGGCCTGCGTGGTGTTCACGGTGGTGAGCCAGGCCGACTGGTGGAAGCGCCTGATCGGGAGGAAGTAGCTCCGCCCTGCGCCGCTGCGCGGCTTCCCCTCAGGTGGACCACGCCTTTGGCCCGGCGAAGCCGGTTTCGTGGCGTGAGCTGGCCGGTGACACGTGCTTCGGATGCGACACCTCGGGACCTTCGGGTACCGAGGTGTTTTCTTTTATGTGTTCGTTGGGTTGGCCAGTTGAGCCAGCGCCTGCGCGCGGAACTCGCGCGGGCTCAGTCCCGAGTGGCGCTTGAAGAAGCGACTGAAGTAGGCGTCGTCTTCAAACCCGAGCTCACCCGCCAGCTGTTTGATGCTGCTGCTGGTGTAGACCAGCTCACGCTGCGCCTCGTGCAGCAGCCGCGCGTTGATCACGTCCAGGCTCGACATGCCCAGCACCTCGCGGCAGATGCGCGAGAGCTGCCCCGCGGTGAGGCCCATGGCCTCGGCGTAGTGCTGCACCGGAAAGTGTTCGCGGAAATGCTGGTCGAGCAGGGTCTTGAACCGCTCGATCTGCCCGTTCTTGCGCGAGCCCGCCGCCGGCTCGGCGCGCATGCCCGCGTCGGGCGCCCCGACGATGCGGGCCACCTGCACCAGCAGCGCGGTCAGCAGCGACATGCCCGCGGCCGTCTGCCCGCTGGCGTGGATGCGCGACTCGCGTTCCAGCGCCAGGAACAGCGGCATCAGCGAATCGACGTGGCGGCTGTCTTCGGGCAGCGTCATCACGCGCGGCGTGCGGATCACCGCCAGCAGCTCTGGCATCAGCAGCGTGGCCATCGACTCCAGCACCTTCTGCGTGGCGGTGACCACCGGGCCGTCCACCTGTGGCGAGAAGCTGAAGCCGTGCGCCGTGCCGGCGGGGATCACGATGAAGCAGGGCGCCTCGGCGCGGATGCGGGCGTTGTTGACAGTGACCTCGGCGAAGCCCGCGCTCAGGTACAGCAGCTGCACGAAGGCGTCGTGCCGGTGCACCTGGATCTCCCATTGATACGGTTTCGAGCGCTGGGGGATCCATTCAAAGTTGAATGAATTCGACCAGTCGGGCGAGGCCTGGTCGCCGTAGAGATCGTAGTTCGGTATCGTTTTGGCCATCGGCCGTGTCTCCCGGTTTGTGCACGAATTGTCCTGTTGATGGCTGGAATCGTCAAAACACATTCCCGCGCCGCGCAGAACAATCCTTCACCACCCCATAAGACAGGAGACAACATGACCAACCACTCACCCCACTGGCTGGGCCTGGAAGGCCGCGTTTGCGCCGTGACCGGCGCGGCCAGCGGCATCGGCGCCTCGGTGGCGCGCCAGCTGGCCGCAGCCGGTGCGCTCGTGGCCCTGCTCGACCGCGACCTCGCTGGCGCCGAGAAGCTGGCGGCTCAACTCGCTGCAGAATTTGCAGAAAAAGGCGTGCGCACCCTGGCCGTGGGCTGCGACATCGCCAGCGAAGCGCAGACGCTCGCCGCCGCCGAGAAAGTGCAGGCCGAACTGGGCGACTGCGCCGCGCTCATCAACAACGCCGGGATGTTGCGCCCGGGCAGCCTGGACAGCGTCAGCCTCGACGACTGGAACGCTGTGCTCAGCGTCAACCTCACCGGCTACCTGCTGTGCTCGCGCGCCTTCAAGCCGCAACTGGAGCGCACGCGCGGCGCGCTGGTGCACGTCGCCTCCATCTCGGCCAATTTCCCGCAGAGCCACAGCGGCGCTTACAGCGCGGGCAAGGCCGGCGTGTTGCTGATGTCGCGCCAGATGGCGGCCGAGTGGGGCTCGCTGGGCATCCGCAGCAACGCCATCTGCCCCGGGATGATCCGCACCGCGCTGTCGGCGAAGTTCTACGAAGAGCCGGGCTTTGAAGCCAGGCGTGCGTTGGTCACGGCCAGTCGCCGCATCGGCGAGCCGCAGGACATCGCCGACGTGGCGCTGTTTCTCGCCAGCCCTCGCGCGGGCTACATGAACGGCGCCGAACTCGCGGTGGATGGCGGCATGTCGTCCATGCTGATGGACATGGTTCCGCGCCCTGGATTTAACCAATGACCCCCACGCTTGTCACTGCGTGTACTGCGCTGCCCCCCAAGGGGGCGCGGCCTTGCTTGGGGCGGCCCGGCGCGGCGGCCCACAACTTCTTGAGGAGACCTCTGTGAACAAGACTGAATTTGATGTGATCGTGGTGGGCTCCGGCGCCGCCGGCCTGGCCACCGCCATCACCGCGAAGAAGCGCGGGCTGGACGTGGTGGTCATCGAGAAAGAACCCGTCTTCGGCGGCACCACCGCGCTCTCGGGCGGCGTGCTCTGGATTCCGCTCGGGCCCCACGGCCGGCAGCAGAACCCGGCCGACACGCGCGAGGCCGTGCGTCGCTACATGATGGAAGAGACCGGTTCGTTCTTTGACGAAACCGCGGTCGAAGCCTTCATCGACAACGGCCCGAAGATGGTTCAGTTCTTCGAGCGCGAGACGGCCATGCAGTTCGTGCCCACGCTTTACCCGGACTACCACCCCGACGTGGCGGGTGGCGTGGACATCGGCCGCTCCATCCTCGCCAAACCGTTCGACATCCGCGAGCTCGGCGCCGACATGGCGCGCCTGAAACCGCCGCTGAAGACCATCACCTTCATCGGCATGATGTTCAACTCGTCGAACGCCGACCTCAAGCATTTCTTCCAGGTCACGAAGTCGCTCACCTCGTTCCTCTACGTGGCCAAACGCCTGGCCACGCACCTCAAGGAACTCGCGCTCTACCGCCGCGGCATCGCGGTCACCAGCGGCAACGCGCTGGCGGCGCGGCTGGCCAAGTCGGCGCTGGACCTGGGCATTCCCATCCTCACCAGCACCCCTGCGCAGGGCATTGAGATGGACGGGGAACGCGCCGTGGGCGTGCGCACCGCGCAGGGCATCCTGCGCGCGCGCCACGGCGTGGTGCTGGCCTGTGGGGGTTTCCCGCACGACGTCAAGCGCCTGGCCCAGGCCTACCCGCACGTGAAGCGCGGCCACCAGCACCTCTCGCCCACACCGGTCAGCAACACCGGCGACGGTGTGAACATGGCCGAGCAGCTCGGCGCCGTGGTGGACATCCGCTTCAAGGACGCGGCGGCGTGGATGCCGGTCTCGCGGGTGGACTACGGCAACGGGGAGATCGGTGTCTTCCCGCACCTGCTGGACCGTTACAAGCCCGGCATCATCGGCGTGCTGGCCAACGGCAGGCGCTTCACCAACGAGTCCAACTCATACCACGACGTGGGCGCGGCCATGGTGCGCGCTTGCGAAGGCCAGAAAGAAACAGCGATGTGGCTGGTCTGTGACAAGGCCACGCTGGCCAAGTACGGCATCGGTTTCGTCAAGCCCGCGCCCATGCCCATTGGCAAGTTCCTGCGCAACGGCTACCTGGTCAAGGGCAACACGCTCGCCGAACTCGCGAAGAACTGCGGCATCGATCCGGCCGGCCTGGAGCAGACCGTGCGCGAATACAACGTCGGCGCGGTCAATGGCGAAGACCCGGCGTTTGGCCGCGGCCGCACCAGCTTCAACCGCTACCTGGCCGACCCGGCCCACCGGCCCAACCCCTGCGTGGCGCCGGTGCAGACCGGGCCGTTCTTCGCGGTCAAGCTCATCATGGGCGACCTCGGCACCTTCGACGGCATCCAGACCAGCGTGGTCGGCGAGGTGCTCAGGCGCGACGGCAGGCCAATAGCTGGCCTCTACGCCGTGGGCAACGACCGCGCCAGCATCATGGGCGGCAACTACCCCGGCGCCGGCATCACCCACGGGCCCAACATGACCTTTGGCTACGTCACCGGCAACCACCTTGCCGACCGCGCAGGAGCAGCCGCATGAACGCCGCCATCACGCCACTGCCCTGGCCGATCCACAGCGCGAGCAACCTGAGCAAGCCGCTCGTGGACCACCGCGTGTACACCATCGCGCTGCGCCGCATGCCCGAGTTTCTCGACGTGTTCAACCGCCTGGCCATGCCCATCCTGATGCAGACGCTCGGGCACCCGGTCGGCTTCTACACCAGCCTGGTCGGTCCGCAGAACCAGTTCATGCACCTGTGGGCCTACGACGACCTGACCGACTATGAACGTCGCAGCCGTGCGCGCGACGCGCACCCAGACTTCCCGGCCTACCTGCAGGCCTCGGCCCACCTGATCACTGCCCAGGAAACGCGTCTGATCCGGGCGGCCTCCATGCCCGGCTGGCTGCCCGTGGCCAGCGCTCACCTGCCGTGAAGGAGGGATCGACCGTTCAGATGGATCACCTGGATGAAACGCCCCGAAAAACCCCGGCCCGACGACCTGTTGCTTGACGTCAAGCTGCTGCGCTTCTTCGACGTGCTGTACAGCACCCGCCGGTTGGCGCGGGCTGCCGAACAGTTGGGACAGAGTGCCCCCACCGTCAGCATCTGGCTCACCCAGTTGCGGGAGGCGCTGAAGGATCCGCTGTTTGTCCGCACGGCCAGCGGGATGCTGCCCACGCCCAGGGCCGATGCGCTCCTGCCCACCGTGCAGGAGGCACTGCGCGCCCTGCGGGCGCTCAGTTCGGAACCCCGGCCTTTCGAGCCGGAACACGCAGATCGCGTGTTCCGGATCTGCATGACCGATGGCGGCATGCTCACGCTGCTGCCCCACGTGCTCATGCGCCTGCGAAAGCTGGCACCCCATGTGCAGGTGGAAGTGATCAAGCTCGGGTCGGACACTGCGCCGCTGCTCGAAAGCGGGGAGGCCGATCTGGCGATCGGCCTGGTGCCCGACCTCGACGCCGGGTTCTACCAGCAGGCACTGTTCGACCAGGTGTGGGTTTGCCTGGTCAATCCGGAACATCCTCGCGTGCGCAACCGGCTGAACACGGACGACTACTCCCTTGAGGGGCACATCGACATCGTGCACGGTACCGGCCATCGCATGCTGGCAGCCGCGCTCGAACGCGCGCGGGTTTCCCGCAAAGTCTTTGTGGAGTTGCCGGTGTACCTGGGGGTGCCGGCCATTGTCTCGTCGAGCGACCTGATCGCCACGATGCCGAGTCGGACCGGGCACACGCTGGCCCGCAGCTTTGGGCTGAATCTATTTGCATGTCCGGTGCCCGTGCCGCCCTTCACGGTCAAACAGTACTGGCACGAACGTTTCCACCACGACGCCGGTCATCGGTGGCTGCGCGGGCTGGTGCAGTCGCTGTTTCTCGAACACGTGGCAGAGCATCCGGACGCTGGCGCATGACTTAAAAAATCACAAACTTCGTGTTTGGCTCTACCGCCTATTGCAGTCGAAGTCCCGTTCCTAGAATGAAAACCAGACCATGCGTTTCACAACAATCATTCGA
This window harbors:
- a CDS encoding helix-turn-helix domain-containing protein, coding for MAKTIPNYDLYGDQASPDWSNSFNFEWIPQRSKPYQWEIQVHRHDAFVQLLYLSAGFAEVTVNNARIRAEAPCFIVIPAGTAHGFSFSPQVDGPVVTATQKVLESMATLLMPELLAVIRTPRVMTLPEDSRHVDSLMPLFLALERESRIHASGQTAAGMSLLTALLVQVARIVGAPDAGMRAEPAAGSRKNGQIERFKTLLDQHFREHFPVQHYAEAMGLTAGQLSRICREVLGMSSLDVINARLLHEAQRELVYTSSSIKQLAGELGFEDDAYFSRFFKRHSGLSPREFRAQALAQLANPTNT
- a CDS encoding SDR family NAD(P)-dependent oxidoreductase; translated protein: MTNHSPHWLGLEGRVCAVTGAASGIGASVARQLAAAGALVALLDRDLAGAEKLAAQLAAEFAEKGVRTLAVGCDIASEAQTLAAAEKVQAELGDCAALINNAGMLRPGSLDSVSLDDWNAVLSVNLTGYLLCSRAFKPQLERTRGALVHVASISANFPQSHSGAYSAGKAGVLLMSRQMAAEWGSLGIRSNAICPGMIRTALSAKFYEEPGFEARRALVTASRRIGEPQDIADVALFLASPRAGYMNGAELAVDGGMSSMLMDMVPRPGFNQ
- a CDS encoding FAD-dependent oxidoreductase produces the protein MNKTEFDVIVVGSGAAGLATAITAKKRGLDVVVIEKEPVFGGTTALSGGVLWIPLGPHGRQQNPADTREAVRRYMMEETGSFFDETAVEAFIDNGPKMVQFFERETAMQFVPTLYPDYHPDVAGGVDIGRSILAKPFDIRELGADMARLKPPLKTITFIGMMFNSSNADLKHFFQVTKSLTSFLYVAKRLATHLKELALYRRGIAVTSGNALAARLAKSALDLGIPILTSTPAQGIEMDGERAVGVRTAQGILRARHGVVLACGGFPHDVKRLAQAYPHVKRGHQHLSPTPVSNTGDGVNMAEQLGAVVDIRFKDAAAWMPVSRVDYGNGEIGVFPHLLDRYKPGIIGVLANGRRFTNESNSYHDVGAAMVRACEGQKETAMWLVCDKATLAKYGIGFVKPAPMPIGKFLRNGYLVKGNTLAELAKNCGIDPAGLEQTVREYNVGAVNGEDPAFGRGRTSFNRYLADPAHRPNPCVAPVQTGPFFAVKLIMGDLGTFDGIQTSVVGEVLRRDGRPIAGLYAVGNDRASIMGGNYPGAGITHGPNMTFGYVTGNHLADRAGAAA
- a CDS encoding NIPSNAP family protein → MNAAITPLPWPIHSASNLSKPLVDHRVYTIALRRMPEFLDVFNRLAMPILMQTLGHPVGFYTSLVGPQNQFMHLWAYDDLTDYERRSRARDAHPDFPAYLQASAHLITAQETRLIRAASMPGWLPVASAHLP
- a CDS encoding LysR family transcriptional regulator, giving the protein MKRPEKPRPDDLLLDVKLLRFFDVLYSTRRLARAAEQLGQSAPTVSIWLTQLREALKDPLFVRTASGMLPTPRADALLPTVQEALRALRALSSEPRPFEPEHADRVFRICMTDGGMLTLLPHVLMRLRKLAPHVQVEVIKLGSDTAPLLESGEADLAIGLVPDLDAGFYQQALFDQVWVCLVNPEHPRVRNRLNTDDYSLEGHIDIVHGTGHRMLAAALERARVSRKVFVELPVYLGVPAIVSSSDLIATMPSRTGHTLARSFGLNLFACPVPVPPFTVKQYWHERFHHDAGHRWLRGLVQSLFLEHVAEHPDAGA